The following are from one region of the Novosphingobium humi genome:
- a CDS encoding chromosome segregation SMC family protein, with the protein MRFRRLKLSGFKSFVEPAELRIEPGLTGVVGPNGCGKSNLLEAIRWVMGESSPKSLRGGGMEDVIFAGTATRPPRDFAEVILSAHDSAGEELEVVRRIERGAGSAYRINGRDARQKDVALVFADAATGAHSPALVSQGRIAAVINARPAERRAMLEEAAGIAGLHVRRRDAEQKLRATEANLSRLEDLMAGLESRIAGLRRQARAAERYRQLSEQIRVAEARVLYARWREAAQAADYAKAEAKLAEERALAAQSRADAAQTAQAAAAQAAIATREALSIAREAASANTHRLAALNSHWEAAQAKLADLDRQQARLEADRNEADRLTHDAAQALQRLQSELDEARARLAQAEAERPAMAQALQEADSNARAAEIAYAQANAEQARVEAEWRVAEAEIAQAKTRCARAEADMARNGEALAALDRAGDPLADLAAATAQRDEAGARLAQAREKLDAAQECRAVLLGRRDAAASALSAARADLAGIEREFQALQRDRETRAKAQKNAAGRRLALDHVRAAPGYERALAAVLGRDAKAPLGAAGAEGRFWTGAAPPVPVAQSLAAHVPDCPEELAARLALVWVDEDDDGRELAPGEWLVTRAGHVRRWDGFVARGEGAAEAARMEADNRFLALETQIPPLREALAQAEAESDAVAGALTQAQNEAASLEREVAAAAEAERAALRAMDAAEAARDRAAVRRAELQAAALDLTQHRNAARAEQEAALEHRAALPAPDTGRTMLEAARLRHEAARAHHQSANALLATQDQTMAVARERVHAQSGEIRNWQNRASDAAKRLAQMAGRIEEITQERAVHVARPSAIRAEIDAVEQEQQALSQTQAQAESAMAQAAQEATQAERELAGAQEALLAAREARAGALARSENENERRAELNRASGERFQCPPPLLTERFGFTETGTAGEESRAMEQWTADRERLGPVNLVAAQELAAAEERAGESIRERAELAEAVNRLRGSIGNLNREGRERLRAAFDAVDGHFRRLFTTLFQGGQAHLALVDSDDPLEAGLEIFAQPPGKRLQSLTLLSGGEQALTAVALIFALFLTNPSPICVLDEVDAPLDDANIERFCDLLEAMTHETETRYLVVTHNAVTMSRMHRLFGVTMVERGVSRLVSVDLSAAEQLLAEAS; encoded by the coding sequence ATGCGTTTTCGGCGGCTCAAACTTTCAGGCTTCAAGAGCTTTGTTGAGCCCGCCGAACTGCGCATAGAGCCGGGGCTGACCGGTGTGGTCGGCCCCAACGGCTGCGGCAAATCCAATCTGCTTGAGGCCATCCGCTGGGTGATGGGCGAGAGCAGCCCCAAGTCGTTGCGCGGCGGGGGGATGGAGGATGTGATCTTTGCGGGCACGGCGACGCGCCCGCCGCGCGATTTTGCCGAAGTCATCCTGTCGGCCCATGACAGCGCGGGAGAGGAACTGGAGGTCGTGCGCCGGATCGAGCGCGGCGCGGGTTCGGCCTATCGCATCAATGGGCGCGATGCGCGGCAAAAGGATGTAGCGCTGGTCTTTGCCGATGCGGCAACCGGCGCGCATTCGCCCGCTCTGGTCAGCCAGGGGCGCATCGCCGCCGTCATCAACGCCCGCCCCGCCGAACGCCGCGCGATGCTGGAGGAAGCGGCTGGAATCGCTGGCCTGCATGTGCGCCGCCGCGACGCCGAACAGAAACTGCGCGCGACCGAGGCCAATCTTTCGCGCCTTGAGGATCTGATGGCCGGGCTGGAAAGCCGGATCGCCGGGCTGCGGCGGCAGGCGCGCGCGGCCGAGCGCTACCGCCAACTGTCCGAACAGATCCGCGTGGCCGAGGCGCGGGTGCTGTATGCCCGCTGGCGCGAGGCGGCGCAGGCGGCGGACTATGCCAAGGCCGAAGCCAAACTGGCCGAGGAACGCGCCTTGGCCGCACAATCCCGCGCCGATGCCGCCCAAACCGCGCAGGCCGCCGCCGCTCAGGCCGCCATCGCCACCCGCGAGGCACTGAGCATCGCGCGCGAGGCGGCCAGCGCCAATACCCACCGCCTTGCCGCCTTGAACAGCCATTGGGAAGCGGCGCAGGCGAAATTGGCCGATCTGGACCGGCAACAGGCAAGGCTGGAGGCCGACCGCAATGAGGCCGACCGGCTTACTCATGATGCCGCGCAGGCCTTGCAAAGGCTGCAAAGCGAACTGGACGAAGCGCGGGCGCGACTGGCACAGGCAGAGGCCGAAAGGCCCGCCATGGCGCAGGCCCTTCAGGAAGCAGACAGCAATGCCCGCGCCGCCGAAATCGCCTATGCGCAGGCCAATGCCGAACAGGCGCGCGTCGAGGCCGAGTGGCGCGTGGCCGAGGCGGAAATCGCGCAGGCCAAAACCCGCTGCGCCCGCGCCGAGGCCGATATGGCGCGCAATGGCGAGGCATTGGCCGCGCTTGACCGGGCGGGCGATCCGCTGGCCGATCTGGCCGCCGCCACCGCGCAGCGCGACGAAGCAGGCGCAAGACTGGCGCAGGCGCGCGAAAAGCTGGACGCCGCGCAGGAATGCCGCGCCGTCTTGCTGGGGCGGCGCGATGCCGCCGCCAGCGCGCTTTCGGCGGCCCGCGCCGATTTGGCCGGGATCGAGCGCGAGTTTCAGGCCTTGCAGCGCGACCGCGAGACCCGCGCCAAGGCGCAGAAGAACGCCGCCGGACGCCGGCTCGCGCTTGACCATGTGCGGGCCGCGCCGGGCTATGAGCGGGCACTGGCCGCCGTGCTGGGGCGCGATGCGAAGGCGCCTTTGGGAGCAGCCGGGGCTGAGGGGCGCTTTTGGACCGGGGCCGCGCCGCCGGTGCCGGTCGCGCAGAGTCTGGCCGCGCATGTGCCCGATTGCCCGGAGGAACTGGCGGCCCGACTGGCGCTGGTCTGGGTGGATGAGGATGACGATGGGCGCGAGCTGGCGCCGGGCGAATGGCTGGTAACGCGCGCGGGGCATGTGCGGCGCTGGGACGGGTTTGTGGCGCGGGGTGAAGGCGCGGCGGAGGCGGCACGTATGGAGGCCGACAACCGCTTTCTTGCACTGGAAACGCAGATCCCGCCGCTGCGCGAGGCCCTGGCCCAGGCTGAGGCCGAGTCAGACGCGGTGGCCGGGGCGCTGACGCAGGCGCAGAATGAAGCGGCCTCGCTGGAGCGCGAGGTGGCCGCCGCTGCCGAGGCCGAGCGAGCCGCCCTGCGTGCCATGGATGCCGCCGAGGCCGCCCGCGACCGCGCAGCCGTCCGCCGCGCCGAATTGCAGGCCGCCGCGCTCGACCTGACCCAGCATCGCAATGCGGCAAGAGCCGAACAGGAGGCCGCGCTCGAACACCGGGCCGCCCTGCCTGCGCCCGATACGGGGCGGACGATGCTTGAGGCCGCGCGCCTGAGGCATGAGGCGGCGCGGGCGCATCACCAATCGGCCAACGCCTTGCTGGCCACGCAGGATCAGACCATGGCCGTGGCCCGCGAGAGGGTCCACGCGCAATCGGGCGAGATCCGCAATTGGCAAAACCGCGCCAGCGATGCGGCCAAAAGGCTGGCCCAGATGGCAGGACGGATCGAGGAAATCACGCAGGAGCGTGCCGTCCATGTCGCCCGCCCGTCCGCCATCCGGGCCGAAATCGACGCCGTGGAGCAGGAGCAGCAGGCGCTGAGCCAGACTCAGGCTCAGGCCGAAAGCGCCATGGCGCAGGCGGCACAGGAAGCCACGCAGGCCGAACGCGAATTGGCGGGCGCGCAGGAGGCCTTGCTGGCCGCCCGCGAGGCGCGCGCGGGGGCGCTGGCGCGGTCCGAAAACGAAAACGAACGCCGCGCCGAATTGAACCGCGCATCGGGCGAGCGTTTTCAATGCCCGCCCCCGTTGCTGACCGAGCGTTTCGGCTTTACCGAAACCGGCACGGCGGGCGAGGAAAGCCGCGCCATGGAGCAATGGACCGCGGACCGCGAAAGGCTGGGGCCGGTCAATCTGGTTGCCGCGCAGGAATTGGCTGCTGCCGAGGAACGCGCAGGCGAATCGATCCGCGAAAGGGCCGAGCTGGCCGAAGCGGTCAACCGACTGCGCGGCTCGATCGGCAATTTGAACCGCGAAGGCCGCGAGAGGCTACGCGCCGCTTTCGATGCAGTCGATGGCCATTTCCGTCGCCTGTTCACCACGCTGTTTCAAGGGGGGCAGGCGCATCTGGCGCTGGTCGATTCGGATGATCCGTTGGAAGCGGGGCTGGAAATCTTTGCCCAGCCTCCGGGCAAGCGCCTGCAATCGCTGACGCTGCTTTCGGGCGGGGAACAGGCATTGACGGCGGTGGCGCTGATCTTTGCGCTGTTTTTGACCAACCCCTCGCCGATCTGCGTGCTGGACGAGGTGGACGCGCCGCTTGACGATGCCAATATCGAGCGTTTCTGCGATCTGCTGGAGGCGATGACGCACGAGACGGAGACGCGCTATCTGGTCGTCACCCACAATGCTGTGACGATGAGCCGGATGCACCGCCTGTTCGGCGTGACCATGGTCGAGCGCGGCGTGTCGCGGCTGGTCAGCGTGGATTTAAGCGCGGCCGAACAACTGCTGGCCGAAGCCAGCTAA
- the ubiA gene encoding 4-hydroxybenzoate octaprenyltransferase — protein MSETVQIVPDSEHRGIMGLLPAAARDYASLARLDRPIGWWLLFWPCAWGVLLAGGAHRWGLLLWLLLGSVVMRGAGCVYNDIVDVDIDRRVARTALRPIASGRVSKKSAWAWLIGLCLIGLVVLLQLRWQAQVVALGALALVAAYPFMKRITGWPQAWLGLVFTWGAPVGWVEVAGLAHLSTLALLYAGCWAWCMAYDTIYALQDREDDALVGIGSSALSFGGHVRIGVAGLYTFAVACWAADFWMLRGGGAGGWLALAALLPVALHFLWQVGTLKQDDGGNALARFRSNRLAGLLMALACLVVGNA, from the coding sequence ATGAGCGAAACCGTCCAGATCGTACCCGACAGCGAACATCGCGGGATCATGGGGCTGCTGCCCGCAGCGGCGCGCGATTATGCCTCTCTGGCGCGGCTGGACCGCCCCATCGGCTGGTGGCTGCTGTTCTGGCCTTGCGCCTGGGGTGTGCTTCTGGCGGGCGGCGCGCATCGCTGGGGTCTGCTGCTCTGGCTGTTGCTGGGCAGCGTGGTGATGCGCGGGGCGGGATGTGTCTATAATGATATCGTGGATGTCGACATCGACCGCCGCGTGGCGCGCACCGCCCTGCGCCCCATCGCCAGCGGGCGGGTGTCGAAAAAATCGGCATGGGCATGGCTGATCGGCCTGTGTTTGATCGGCCTTGTCGTGCTGCTGCAATTGCGGTGGCAGGCGCAAGTGGTGGCGCTGGGGGCGCTGGCGCTGGTGGCGGCCTATCCTTTCATGAAGCGGATTACCGGATGGCCGCAGGCTTGGCTGGGGCTGGTGTTCACCTGGGGGGCGCCGGTGGGGTGGGTCGAGGTGGCCGGATTGGCCCATCTTTCCACCCTTGCGCTGCTCTACGCGGGCTGCTGGGCGTGGTGCATGGCCTATGACACGATCTATGCGCTGCAGGACCGCGAGGATGACGCACTGGTGGGTATAGGGTCCTCGGCGCTCTCGTTTGGCGGCCATGTCCGCATCGGGGTTGCGGGCCTCTACACTTTTGCCGTGGCCTGCTGGGCGGCTGATTTCTGGATGCTGCGCGGGGGCGGGGCGGGCGGTTGGCTGGCGCTGGCGGCGCTCTTGCCGGTGGCGCTGCATTTTCTGTGGCAGGTGGGGACGCTGAAACAGGACGATGGCGGCAATGCGCTGGCCCGCTTTCGCTCCAACCGCTTAGCGGGGCTGTTGATGGCGCTGGCCTGTCTGGTGGTCGGAAACGCTTAG
- a CDS encoding 16S rRNA (uracil(1498)-N(3))-methyltransferase has product MSDHLPATPAWPPRSAPRLFVETPLSAGAQVSIDGPQAHYLGRVMRVGPGDAVILCDDVSGEWAARAVSVGKRDLVLECVNLLRGREAVPDFTLCAGLLKKDRFDLVLEKACELGVRHIQPVLTRRCVADKLNLDRARATLIEAAEQCARTALPTIAAPVRLDALLRDWDAPRALFFADEQGGAPALATFAAHSGPAALLTGPEGGFTDEERAAIRAHASAHAITLGPRILRGETACIAATALWMGGMGDWASD; this is encoded by the coding sequence ATGAGCGATCATCTTCCCGCAACCCCCGCGTGGCCACCGCGCAGCGCGCCGCGCCTGTTTGTTGAAACGCCCCTGTCCGCCGGGGCACAGGTCAGCATTGACGGCCCGCAGGCGCACTATCTGGGCCGGGTGATGCGCGTGGGGCCGGGCGATGCGGTGATCCTGTGCGATGATGTGTCGGGCGAATGGGCCGCGCGCGCCGTCTCGGTGGGCAAGCGCGATCTGGTGCTGGAATGCGTGAACCTGTTACGCGGGCGAGAGGCGGTGCCCGATTTCACGCTTTGCGCGGGGCTGCTCAAAAAGGATCGGTTCGATCTGGTGCTGGAAAAGGCCTGCGAATTGGGGGTGCGCCATATTCAGCCGGTGCTGACCCGTCGCTGCGTGGCGGATAAATTGAATCTGGACCGCGCCCGCGCCACGCTGATCGAGGCAGCCGAGCAATGCGCACGCACCGCCCTGCCCACGATTGCCGCGCCGGTGCGGTTGGATGCCTTGCTGCGCGACTGGGACGCGCCGCGCGCCCTGTTCTTTGCCGACGAGCAGGGCGGCGCGCCCGCACTGGCCACATTTGCCGCCCATTCCGGCCCTGCGGCCTTGCTGACCGGGCCGGAAGGGGGCTTTACCGACGAGGAGCGGGCCGCCATCCGCGCCCACGCATCGGCCCATGCGATCACGCTGGGGCCACGCATTCTGCGAGGCGAAACCGCCTGTATCGCAGCCACCGCGCTGTGGATGGGCGGCATGGGCGACTGGGCTTCAGACTGA
- a CDS encoding glutamate--cysteine ligase, giving the protein MSTREATDQHDPLISGLDQLASPMQEGEKPRAQWRIGTEHEKIVYRGTDRHAPAYDEAGGIRDLLMGLKPYGWSEIMEGENVIALKGSDGAVSLEPAGQIELSGAPLENLHQTDAETRRHIDQVKSVGAKSNLGFLSLGLYPDKRRDELPIMPKGRYDIMLRHMPRVGSLGLDMMLRTCTIQTNLDYSSEADMAQKFRVSLALQPLATALFANSPFLEGKPNGYLSYRSHIWSDTDPARTGMLPFVFEDGFGYERYVDYMLDVPMYFVFREGKYIDAAGQSFRDFLDGKLPALPGERPTIGDWQDHLSTAFPEVRLKSFLEMRGADGGPVERIVALPALWVGLLYDQGALDAAWDLVKGWSMEERETLRSSVPKLALDAPIAGGRLGDIAGEVLAIARSGLKARARLNAEGADETRYLDPLDEIVASGKVPAQLWLDKYLGEWGGDLSRVYDEASF; this is encoded by the coding sequence ATGAGCACCCGCGAAGCGACCGACCAACACGATCCCCTGATTTCCGGGCTGGATCAACTTGCCTCTCCGATGCAGGAGGGCGAGAAGCCGCGCGCCCAATGGCGCATCGGCACAGAGCATGAAAAGATTGTCTATCGCGGCACCGACCGCCACGCCCCTGCCTATGACGAGGCGGGCGGCATCCGCGACCTGCTGATGGGGCTGAAACCCTATGGCTGGAGCGAGATCATGGAGGGCGAAAATGTCATCGCCCTGAAAGGCAGCGATGGCGCGGTCAGCCTTGAACCGGCGGGCCAGATCGAACTGTCGGGCGCCCCGCTGGAAAACCTGCATCAGACCGACGCGGAAACCCGCCGCCATATCGATCAGGTCAAATCCGTTGGCGCGAAGAGCAATCTGGGCTTCCTCAGCCTTGGTCTTTACCCGGACAAGCGGCGCGACGAATTGCCGATCATGCCCAAGGGCCGCTATGACATCATGCTGCGCCATATGCCGCGCGTGGGGTCGTTGGGGCTGGATATGATGCTGCGCACCTGCACCATCCAGACCAATCTGGATTACAGCAGCGAAGCCGACATGGCGCAGAAGTTCCGCGTTTCGCTGGCCCTGCAGCCGCTGGCAACCGCACTTTTCGCCAATTCGCCGTTTTTGGAAGGCAAGCCGAACGGCTATCTCTCCTATCGCAGCCATATCTGGTCGGACACCGATCCGGCGCGCACGGGCATGTTGCCCTTCGTGTTCGAGGATGGATTCGGATACGAGCGCTATGTCGACTATATGCTCGACGTGCCGATGTATTTCGTGTTCCGCGAGGGCAAATATATCGATGCTGCGGGCCAGTCCTTCCGCGACTTCCTTGATGGCAAGCTGCCCGCCCTGCCCGGCGAACGCCCGACAATCGGCGACTGGCAGGATCACCTTTCGACCGCCTTCCCCGAAGTGCGTTTGAAGAGTTTTCTCGAAATGCGCGGCGCCGATGGCGGGCCGGTTGAACGGATTGTGGCGCTGCCCGCGCTCTGGGTCGGCCTGCTGTATGATCAGGGCGCGCTCGATGCGGCATGGGATCTGGTCAAGGGCTGGAGCATGGAGGAGCGCGAAACCCTGCGCTCCAGCGTGCCCAAGCTGGCGCTGGATGCGCCGATTGCCGGGGGCCGCTTGGGTGACATCGCGGGCGAAGTGCTGGCCATTGCGCGCAGCGGCCTGAAAGCGCGCGCGCGTCTGAATGCCGAGGGCGCGGATGAAACCCGCTATCTCGACCCGCTCGACGAAATCGTGGCCAGCGGCAAGGTCCCTGCCCAACTCTGGTTGGACAAGTATCTCGGCGAATGGGGCGGCGACCTCAGCCGGGTCTACGACGAAGCCAGCTTCTAA
- a CDS encoding methyltransferase family protein, with product MDCSTGPSVVARPQSDVSAGVGLVGLAVLVAWVMVCRSWPMVAGALDLGGPREPLAGPYAALLALALSSGAMAMWSVLVDKVHRRVSTGIDWAHPRPLRDVLGISAIKLVGLWATWAVIGTAYCLFRFYWQQPWLFGIRLIGMAMVPMTLLSVPYVLWLDRVLIHPRDGAWHCGAWILGRDGADGGAVLLHARRWAVKGFFTAFMFSILPGGFAAVVHADAATLGDPVTLANWLISWLFMVDVQIGTAGYLFTLRPLDAHIRSANPYLDGWVAALVCYPPFIMMGGNGPLDYHPGTAEWSQWLAGHDWALWGWGAWLVMLTGIYAWATLVFGLRFSNLTYRGVITHGPYRLTRHPAYVAKNLFWWSVTLPFLSPTGSLVDCIRNTAILAMVSAVYWWRAKTEERHLLSQDAKYREYWAWAETGAPITRLLKRIV from the coding sequence ATGGATTGTTCCACCGGCCCTTCTGTTGTCGCCCGACCGCAAAGTGATGTCTCCGCCGGCGTGGGGCTGGTGGGGCTGGCCGTGCTGGTGGCCTGGGTGATGGTCTGCCGGTCGTGGCCGATGGTGGCCGGGGCGCTCGATCTGGGCGGGCCACGCGAGCCTTTGGCCGGGCCCTATGCGGCGTTGTTGGCGCTGGCTCTGTCTTCGGGCGCGATGGCCATGTGGTCGGTGCTGGTGGACAAGGTGCATCGGCGGGTCTCGACTGGCATCGACTGGGCGCATCCTCGCCCCTTGCGCGATGTGCTGGGCATCAGCGCGATCAAGCTGGTGGGCCTGTGGGCGACATGGGCGGTGATTGGGACGGCCTATTGCCTGTTTCGCTTTTATTGGCAGCAACCTTGGCTTTTCGGCATCCGCCTGATCGGTATGGCGATGGTGCCGATGACGCTCCTTTCAGTGCCTTACGTGCTGTGGCTGGACCGGGTATTGATCCATCCGCGCGACGGGGCGTGGCATTGCGGAGCGTGGATTTTGGGCCGGGACGGGGCCGATGGCGGCGCGGTGCTGCTCCATGCCCGACGCTGGGCGGTGAAGGGCTTTTTCACGGCCTTCATGTTCTCAATCCTGCCGGGCGGGTTTGCGGCGGTGGTGCATGCCGATGCGGCCACGTTGGGCGATCCGGTGACGCTGGCCAACTGGCTGATCTCATGGCTGTTCATGGTGGATGTCCAGATCGGCACGGCCGGCTATCTGTTCACCTTGCGCCCGCTCGACGCGCATATTCGCAGCGCCAATCCCTATCTTGACGGTTGGGTGGCCGCGCTGGTGTGCTATCCGCCCTTTATCATGATGGGCGGCAACGGGCCGCTCGACTATCACCCCGGTACGGCGGAATGGTCGCAATGGCTGGCGGGGCATGATTGGGCGCTGTGGGGATGGGGCGCGTGGCTGGTGATGCTGACGGGCATCTATGCCTGGGCCACGTTGGTCTTTGGCCTGCGCTTTTCCAATCTGACCTATCGCGGGGTCATCACCCATGGGCCTTATCGCCTGACCCGCCATCCGGCCTATGTGGCCAAGAACCTGTTCTGGTGGTCGGTGACGCTGCCTTTTCTCAGCCCCACCGGATCGCTGGTCGATTGCATCCGCAACACCGCCATTCTGGCCATGGTCAGCGCGGTCTATTGGTGGCGGGCCAAGACCGAGGAGCGGCACCTGTTGTCGCAGGACGCCAAATATCGCGAATATTGGGCGTGGGCCGAAACAGGCGCGCCGATCACGCGCCTGCTCAAGCGGATAGTTTAG
- a CDS encoding PQQ-binding-like beta-propeller repeat protein, producing MKSFASFCRQPGRALLSVALIAALSACGGGPRLGRKPKPTTPTTGKREPILSRVESSAQADMDIATMAVVLPLAQPNAEWAQPGGSAAKSYGNLALGENPKPIWQVQVAGSNVRRRLGAAPVVGGGSMFVFDTDGVLHAFDAATGAPQWTQSLAVTGGAGEAVFGGGASYDSGRVYVTTGVGDVAALDAKTGNIVWKVRPGGPLRGSPTVAFGAVYVMTQNNEIHALKIEDGTGLWQESASLGATGVFGVAAPAAGQGSVVAGFSTGELIAYRYENGRTLWNDALARTSLSTMVGVLTDIDADPIIDRGHVYALGQGGRMAAYELVTGQRLWELNLAGISTPAIAGDWIFTLTDEAKLLCIAKNSGKVRWVAQLNRWTKPKKKEGPIFWTGPVLAGDRLWVANSRGEVHVVSAMDGVSKFYTEVKAPITLAPIVANGILYLLDDSGRITALK from the coding sequence ATGAAGTCTTTTGCTTCCTTTTGTCGTCAGCCCGGCCGCGCGCTGCTGTCCGTGGCGCTGATCGCGGCGCTCTCGGCCTGCGGCGGCGGACCCAGGCTGGGCCGCAAGCCCAAGCCAACCACGCCCACCACCGGCAAGCGCGAACCGATCCTGAGCCGCGTCGAATCCTCGGCACAGGCGGATATGGATATTGCCACGATGGCCGTTGTGCTGCCGCTGGCCCAGCCCAATGCCGAATGGGCCCAGCCGGGCGGTTCGGCGGCCAAGAGCTACGGCAATCTGGCGCTGGGCGAAAACCCCAAGCCAATCTGGCAGGTGCAAGTGGCCGGTTCGAACGTGCGGCGGCGTCTGGGCGCGGCGCCGGTTGTGGGCGGCGGCTCGATGTTCGTGTTCGATACCGATGGTGTGCTGCATGCCTTTGATGCGGCCACGGGCGCGCCGCAATGGACCCAATCTCTTGCCGTCACGGGCGGCGCGGGCGAGGCGGTGTTCGGCGGCGGCGCTTCGTACGACTCGGGCCGCGTCTATGTGACGACCGGTGTTGGCGATGTTGCCGCGCTGGATGCCAAGACTGGTAACATCGTATGGAAGGTTCGCCCCGGCGGTCCGCTGCGTGGTTCGCCCACGGTGGCCTTCGGCGCGGTCTATGTGATGACGCAGAACAACGAAATCCATGCGCTGAAGATCGAGGACGGCACCGGCCTGTGGCAGGAATCGGCCTCGCTGGGCGCAACGGGCGTGTTCGGCGTGGCGGCCCCTGCGGCCGGGCAGGGCTCGGTGGTGGCCGGTTTTTCGACGGGCGAGCTGATCGCCTATCGTTATGAAAACGGGCGCACACTGTGGAATGACGCACTGGCGCGCACCTCGCTGTCCACGATGGTGGGCGTGCTGACCGATATTGACGCCGACCCGATCATCGACCGCGGCCATGTCTATGCGCTGGGTCAGGGCGGGCGTATGGCGGCCTATGAACTCGTCACCGGCCAGCGTCTGTGGGAGCTTAATCTGGCGGGCATTTCCACCCCGGCGATTGCGGGCGACTGGATCTTTACCCTGACCGATGAGGCCAAGCTGCTGTGCATTGCCAAGAACAGCGGCAAGGTGCGCTGGGTGGCCCAGCTCAACCGCTGGACCAAGCCCAAGAAAAAGGAAGGCCCGATCTTCTGGACCGGCCCGGTGCTGGCCGGCGATCGCCTGTGGGTGGCCAACAGCCGGGGCGAGGTTCATGTGGTCAGCGCGATGGACGGTGTTTCCAAGTTCTACACCGAGGTGAAGGCGCCGATCACGCTGGCCCCGATCGTGGCCAATGGCATCCTTTACCTTCTGGACGATTCCGGCCGGATCACCGCACTGAAGTAA
- a CDS encoding tetratricopeptide repeat protein, translating to MALRPTPPQTRAQQLAAQQAQQGDAFLREVDDALREDQMMSAVRRYGKPVGAGLVLGLAALGGYLWWGHHQEQQSATRAEQLTIALDQIEASRTDLANKTLDGLAADGDSGSAVVARLVEAGLLAGQGKAQDAATRYAAVAADANAPQTYRDFATLRQVSLNYDQMKPEEVVAKLKPLAAPGAPWFGAAGELLGLAYLKQGKKELAAPLFGAIAKDKDQPESLRARVRQVASQLGFDAVDDVARPIEMNAPQPGAAPMAAPAAAPAAAAGPAPAPAPASAQASRSQKAAKAATPEIPLMVGKPGAATPAAPATTQP from the coding sequence TTGGCCCTGCGTCCTACTCCTCCTCAGACCCGCGCCCAGCAACTGGCCGCACAACAGGCCCAGCAGGGCGACGCTTTCCTGCGCGAGGTGGATGACGCATTGCGCGAGGATCAGATGATGTCCGCCGTCCGCCGCTATGGCAAGCCGGTGGGCGCTGGGTTGGTGCTGGGCTTGGCGGCGCTGGGCGGCTATCTGTGGTGGGGCCATCATCAGGAACAGCAATCGGCCACGCGGGCCGAACAGCTCACCATTGCGCTGGACCAGATTGAGGCGAGCCGCACGGATCTGGCCAACAAGACGCTCGATGGTCTGGCCGCCGATGGCGATTCCGGTTCGGCGGTGGTCGCGCGGCTGGTCGAGGCCGGTCTGCTGGCCGGGCAGGGCAAGGCGCAGGACGCTGCCACGCGTTATGCCGCCGTGGCGGCCGATGCCAATGCGCCGCAGACCTACCGCGATTTCGCCACGCTGCGTCAGGTCTCGCTGAACTATGACCAGATGAAGCCCGAAGAGGTTGTCGCCAAGCTCAAGCCTCTGGCCGCGCCAGGCGCGCCGTGGTTTGGTGCGGCGGGCGAATTGCTGGGTCTGGCTTATCTGAAACAGGGTAAGAAGGAACTGGCCGCGCCGCTGTTCGGCGCGATTGCCAAGGACAAGGACCAGCCCGAATCCCTGCGCGCCCGCGTGCGGCAGGTTGCCAGCCAGTTGGGTTTTGATGCGGTGGACGATGTGGCGCGCCCGATTGAGATGAATGCGCCCCAGCCGGGCGCCGCACCCATGGCCGCGCCTGCGGCTGCTCCCGCGGCGGCAGCGGGTCCGGCCCCCGCTCCGGCCCCCGCTTCGGCCCAGGCGTCGCGTTCACAAAAGGCGGCCAAGGCGGCCACGCCTGAAATCCCCCTGATGGTGGGCAAGCCCGGCGCGGCGACGCCGGCGGCCCCCGCCACGACCCAGCCCTGA